From the Astyanax mexicanus isolate ESR-SI-001 chromosome 12, AstMex3_surface, whole genome shotgun sequence genome, the window TATTTTCTCACTCTGGTATTATAGTTCTGTTTAAGCTGTATAAACGTATCAGTGTGTGGTTCTTGTTTCTCATGATTTCTGTATCGTGAGGTTTTTATGGGAGAAAGATCTTCGCTGTTTGTGATttatggagaaaaaaataaaaaaggaaaaaagaaagaaaaagaaaatgactgGATCTGTATTGTGTGTCTCTAATAAGTTATTCACAggaagaacagaaaataaatgtttttaaaaaatgacagCTCTTAAATGTGCAAATATTCCATCCATGCAAGTTTTCAGTTTTGCCACGCCCCCTCTCAAATGTTCACCGTGGTGGGGGAGGGGTTTTATACAGTTtaagccagagactgtaaaaaaagatggacgccgtgtcaccattcccattcattcaataaaaaataaaccaaaatcttccgccatgttggcgatcctgaaacccgagtctgctcagtagagaccagaggacggagaaagactgtggagagacagcctactcatttaaataaccccgcccctgagggctgcctccacagagctcacacagtctatagtTCCACCCGTATAcagtcccaccccggctaggtgtaaaccagcccttttacaataaccacacctttttgaaaagagctgaataacgttaaCGTTAAcgttaaaaacaaattctgtagGGATATAAACATTTGACAATATATGAGAGGTTACaccagctgttgcatttaaataatggaggtagaattacagtatattggtaaaaaacgtgattgaaagttgtccgttttgccattgaaacctatggggatgggtggggttacacagctttctgcagctgaacagcagggggcgcccgacctgtggtggcttcacttttgagagacgatgctttgtccagctatatacagtctatgatctgAGCTGTAGCCCTGAAACCAAAGAGTATAGAAGCcctctaaaaaataaaaagggtcTCGTGGAACCTAAAACAAAAGGCAGTCTTTGTAGATCAATTTTAATCTAATAACAAAATGTTATTAGTTATCTTAATCAAGGGAGAATAACCtgtaaaagtcatggaatttgagaacagcaatttccaggcctgcataagttttaaaaaataaaaaatatccagAACGTTTTGGAAAATTCATGGATATTTAGTCTACAAATCTTTTTGATCCcttttattgatggagaaaatctatattaagctaacaaatacatcagctcagagttgattcagtaatttagccctacacagtgGAACGCTCaggaacttattattattattattattattattattattattattattattattaaacattttcatcaggtttattttaggcctactataatcaattttgattatagtttaagtagatttttggttttattctcCCGGTCTACagtgatgttttaaaaaatcgtatggtcaaGAAAAGTttccttaaaggcatggaaaagtcatgaaaaaatcatggaaattcattggttaaaaagtgtatgaacaaGAGCTGAATAAGAGCTTTTAGCGTACTACTTGGATATTGGCATTTTTACGTTTTTTGTGTTATTCATGCTATTGGCTGCCTATTAAAGCAGTTTAGATAAAATGGTGTCATATTCACCAGACTGTTTGGTAAGCTGGAGTAGAAACCACCAATATATAATAGGCTGTGTTCTCATTGACTATTCCTACTTGACTTAAATGACAACTTCATGGTCAGAATATAAACAACGGTACAGTAGTTGTTCATGCTACTGATtgcaaattaaatatattttgataagatattttattctttttatgtGATTTGATTTGGCATGATATCTGGTCGTTGATATCCAGTAGCCTGCTCAGCGTGTCCTCTATCAGTTCTGCTGGTCTTGAATTTGTGAATCGGTTGAATACTGGCCCCTACTGGCGCCACATgcgactttttaaggtggaccggaacaTCTAAATAAGCATCGTCAAAaaaccagttaaaagtttgtaaACACCttaaattaatagtttttttcatttttaaaacattttctgcattgtcgaaaaaaaaaacatattgaattatttattaaacaaaaaagtgttaaaccagaatattgtttatattctttgaagtagcaccttttgcttacatgacagctttgaacatcttggctggattttctcactcagctttatgatgtagaaTCACCtaaaatgactttcagttaacatcTGTGCTGAACCTGTCAggggttaattacttgaatttcttgtgtttaagagcatcggttgtgttgtgaagaggtagagctggtatacagtgaatatttcatatttgtttttaatgtaatgtatttcCAATAAATAGTATTGTCAATAAATATATTGCAAAGATGTCTTATGTCTTAGAAGTTTTTGACATGCTAGAAGATTAGAGCTGATCTTGGTTTCGTATCGAACTGCatggtttatttaaaatttttggtATATAATCAGAAATTAAAAGCACAAGCGTTAAAAAACCTAATCCACAAACCAGAACTGGATTGGAACTGGCCCGGACTAgtaattgtattaattttaatattaatattttgaattCTAATAAAATGTAGCATTCGTAAATTTGTCAACTAAACAGTATAGTCTTGTTTTTGGTCAAGTATTTACACATTGTTATATAACGTTAATTTAGATAGACAAAGTAAAGTTTGTCTTACAAAAAAAATCGGATTCGGACCGAAGGACGAACAGATCTGAAATGCAGGTTACGCGGGTCTGGGCCAGAGGAAAGCCAGACCTTAATACATCTGCTGGAGAACATGTGGATTCGGGCCAGAGAAGGCACAGCTCAAAAGCGTAAGTTATGCGGATCTGGGCCACAGCCGATCCGGATGTAAAACTAGGTAACCGGATGTGGCCAAGATTTGGGTTAAAGGTATAATAATGACTTTACTGACATCTGGTCCAGAACCGGCAAGTCTTGGTCGAGAACAACAaacctacggtggccgagaaagcccaacgcagtgcaaattgaaaagcgctgcaaaagcacaaaacacatccatcaaaattacaacacaggcgcagcaaatagaaaaacgcgcagcaaatagaaaaacgagctgcaaatagaaaaacgtgctgcaaatacaactacaacacaacggaagtgagtcacaacacaacggaattttcccgggggaccttaaaagatgctgtaccagctaagctgcgtcttcagtaacgtctcggacttcactatgtgtacaaaggacaataagtggcaaacaaggcgttttgtgaagcagaacttttaataatatgcacacaactgtggcaatcacaggtaataaacataacttacttttcagaagcttgtttgccacttattgtcctttgtatacagctggtacagcatcttttaaggtcccccgggaaaattccggcagcaaatagaaaaacgcgctgcaaatacaaccacaacacaacggaagtgagtcacaacacaacggaattttcccgggggaccttaaaagatgctgtaccagctgtatacaaaggacaataagtggcaaacaagcttctggttgtatttgcagcgcgtttttctatttgcagcgcgtttttctatttgctgcgcctgtgttgtaattttgatggatgttttttgtgcttttgcagcgcttttcaatttgcactgcgttgggctttctcggccaccgtaagtagaagtgtgaaatattttcacagatgtccccacTGAGAACCTATAATCCCATCCAAATAgggcctcagaaaccgcaagttaacagcaccccagatagggccacctaaatgcttcacagagctTTGTGTTCCTTTATGGTCTGTATAACTTCAGTATGTATTCacaatgtagggaaaaattataaaaagtaaaaacactgaatggatgatgtgtccaaacatttgactgatactgtatgtgtgtgtggctgtgtgcaGAGAGGGGTTGAGAATGTAAAGAGATGCAGGGTTTGGCCGCAGGGTGGCAGTGATCTGTTCACCTCGTGACTAAAAGAAAACACTGCTGATTGTTTTTCCGGGTTGTTCGTGTCTGTCAGGATCAAAACAGCTGAAGCGGGGATTTCCTTTCGCTTTTCCTCTCCAGTCATCGTTAGGATTTTACACAGAGTCTCCACAGCATGAAGAACAGCTCTGACAGCCCGTCTGAGCGGATAAGCTGAGAGGAGTCGAGTACCCACCGCCCTAGCCTGGCTTTAAAACCCGAGGTGTGTGAAAAAAACTGAGCTGCTGGATTTATTAACCTTATAACGACCTAATGGTCAAACAGAGAACATTCAGACACTGTCagtacacacagtatacacagtaTACACGGGCCAGTGCTGTCTGTGAGCGGAGGAGTTAGCAGGCGTGTTTTTTTGATGGGGGAAGATGTTTGGCCTGCTGTGATCAAACACACTAGCTAATGTAGGCTAATGGAACAGCCCTCAGTATCAGTTCATATAACACGGCTCGATCAGAGTAACAAAGCAGAGCAGCGTAACAATTTATTCTtcattttctaaataaaaatgcTCAGTACGGACTCATTTAGGTAGCTGACTCCGGTGCTAATAAATACAGTCTATACTCTATTTAACGCGTTTATAGAAGAGGCTTCTTATTGGCTATCTAGTTGACtagcttaatttaattttaacattttatttccaatttaaaTAGACTAGTTAACTGATGCAGCGGTTATTGGCGAACACACTGGTTGTGTCCCAATCCAACATAACCTATCTATTTTAACTGGCTAGGTTAATTGTCTTTACCACCTCATATAGTCTAAACGGTGCAACACTTACTGGTGAATAcattggctgtgtcccaaaccaaaCATAGCTTGCTACCTTGATCACTTGATGCCTTATAAGGCAGTGTAGTGTTAGCTTAAACATCAATAGCAAGAGAACAAGTCAGCATTTTGTGCTTTTTAAACACAGACAAGTTTTAGCCATGTTAGCATCAGTctttagcattttttatttatttatttttactttagaaAATATTGAACTAACTTAGATTGAGGCATGAGGACTGTGAATCAGAACACTGCCACTGTAGCCAAAATAAGTCTGTCATGATAACCGTTTTGATTGGAAGATGTATTGTGCCAGAAATAACcggaataaataatattttaagtttgtttttgtttatttttttattaataagatatagcaattacacccttttaaagaacagtttattttattatttttttattattttttaactcagTCATAACATAACATATCTGCTCTTATGTGTTAATGGGAACTATAAAAGTTAACTGCTACACTTTATAAGGTGTCAGTAGCGAACTGAAACATTATTAGATGGCAGAAGTCAGACCGTAATGTTATTAGTGTAAGATGTTCAGTTCTTCAGTTATTGTTATATTGAAGCTTGAAAGCAAAGGTTTGCTTTATTTTGCAGCAcaatgccagtgtcactgcagcagAAGGTCAGCACATCCTCCTGTCTCAAGTTCCCTCCAGACTGGGAGGATGACGAACGAATGAGCTTCTTGTTCTCAGCCTTTAAAGAAAACCGCGAGGTAGACATGACGGATTGGGATGGGAAAATGAACTTCTGGACTCCACTGATAGTGGAAAGCTGTAGGAGGCGAGGGTCCGTGTGTGTAAGCCTGCAGGAGCTGAATGAAAGTTTTCGGAGGAAGGGGGCTGTTCCTCTGGGCCTGGGCACAGTCGTCCAGACTATGATCAGGTATGGTGGCACCAGTATAAATCAGGACAGCTTCAGATCTCTAGAATGTCTTTCTTTTACTGGATACAGGTTTTTAAGGTTTTTCAGAAGTCTATAAGGGGACAGTAatgaaaagcaatgttatttttgttttgcgTTTCATATTTTTTAGTAATATGATATTTTAAGATCTACCAGAATATTTTCCATAATTTTACATTCTTACTATTTTTTCCTTTCAGGAGTGGGAAAGTACAGAAGGAGTCTGATTTTGCTGCTAATGTAGATTCTGGCTGGTTGTCATGGGGTGTTGGGCTCCTGTTAGTCAGACCTCTAAAATGGACCCTGTCGGCTCTGCTGGGCAGTGGGAGAGTTCCACTCGAGGAGTCTTTTGTGGTGATCGAATTGGTTAAAGTAAGTTGTTGATAATTTAGGCTATTGTGTAATAACACCTGTACACTAAGTTCTGTTCAGTAGTACAGATCTGCCTCACACTGctagtctgtgtgtttgtcttAGGAAAAGGCATCTGCATTGCTGGCTGCATATCGGAACTCTCCTCTGGCAGGACGATCTCTTCTTTCATTCCAAGAAATACGCTCTCTCTCTTCTGATATCTGCCCTGATGAGACCACACTGTGTTTGGCTCTGTTGCAGCTGCAGAGAGAAAAACATGTCACAGTCTCACTACATGAGGGGgataaggtgtgtgtgttttaacacgGTATCAAATaatagtaatgaagtaaaaagtaAGGCATGCCATAATTTCAGCCCGCATATTTAACCCATACATGACAGTGAACACACATGTACACTAGTGATCTGGCCTGTGAGTACACATTCATAATATGTTTGGCAGCCACCTCAGCACTGTGGGAACAATTGGGTTTAGGTATGTTGGCTTAAGAATTTAAGGCAAAATATTAGCTTGCACCTTAACTAAGAACTTTCTAAGAGCAGCACAATGTCACTAGCACAACAGTACCACCTGTGTTTATGGAAAAGTAAATGGTAAAGTGCCATTTGTGCCCagtactgattttttttcttgactGTGAGGCAGTGAACTTTCCTTTATGAAAAGCCTGCTTCTCTACCCTTTAGGCAATAGCTGCCCCCAAAAATGAGTTTGCAGTGTTTCCAGAGGTAGCCGGCTCAGAAAAGGGGAAGTTTTTTGGTCCAGCCACTCCAGTTAATTAGCATTGTAGGTCCAGTACAaaacaaataactaaaaagaGGGTGAAGGGTGTAAGCCTAATAATAAAAGCAAATTCCACATGCTAATGTTGGcagttttttacccaaaaaaatgtatttattatatacatttaaaagcatgtttttttaaatgttttaatatattgtaagaAGACAGGGCAGACTGAAATGATTGACAGCAATATTTTCAAAattgatttatgaattataaGTTAAGTCATGATGATTAGTATTCACTGTGTATTCACCTGTGTGTTCATACTGATATTCTTACTGATTCATATTGATTAGTATTCACTGTGTATTCACCTTTACATGTGACCATGGTCAGCTGGTGAAGTTCATTCAGCCAGGACAAGGCCGTGTGTCTCCAGTCAGCGAGGTGGAACTGGGGATCTATCAGCTCCAGCGCAGTGAGAAGCTGCTGGAAGAGAGGGTGGAGGCGTTGGGCCAGGAAGCAGAGAAGTAAGTTTGTTCGGTTACATAAAAAATCTGGATATTTTTTGTGAATCTGTTATTACTGTTTTCAATTTATACATATGTTTCCTTTGGGTGCAGATGCAAAGAACAAGCAAAGGCTCTAATGAAAGAGGGGAAGAAGACGCAGGTACAAACAacatattattaacatttttattttagttctataTAGACATAACAATCTGGAGCCAAATACAAAATGATGAAAAGacttctgtctttttttctcatttggtaAGGAACATATTTTAAGAGTTTGGTCCTCTGTTTCTGCTTTCCCCAGGCGCTGAGGTATCTAAAGGGGAGAAAGCGTGTGGAGAGGAAAGCAGATCGGTTGTACACTCAGCTTGAGACAGTTAAGGGTATCCTGGACAGGATAGCAAGCTCACAGACTGACCGCCTGGTAAGATTCATGCGAACACATGCAAAATTACTTACTGACTATTGTTAGAAACTCAGTTGACACATCCTGTTGTTATGACATGTTACATAATATTAGGATAAAGAAGTGACTATGTTCCATATGACTTAatgtaagcgtgtgtgtgtgtgttgtaggtgaTGCAGGCATATCAGGCAGGTGTAGCAGCTCTGAGGATTTCCCTGAAGGGTGTAACGGTTGAGAGGGCTGAGAACCTGGTTGATCAGATCCAGGAGGTGAGAATTCTGCAGTTGGCATATACAGACATCTttgtatatgtttattttatttggtaaatAATCTGCATCTCttacttttctttctctttctcagctGTGTGATACTCAGGATGAAGTCAATCAGACTCTGGCAGGAGGAGCCTTGGATTCAAGTATGTCATTTAATGTTTATAACAGCAAATGGAACTCTTTGCTTAGATCAGGGGCCAGCAGTCACATATGAAAAGCACTGGTGTGGCTACAGTTTTCATTCCAGTCGAGCTAAGACACATCTTATTCCATTTGTTTTATCAGTTGGTCTCAGTCCTCAAAAGAATAGCTATGTGTCCTAGGGATAAAATGAAAGGAACATTGTTGGTCTATTTTTGGCTAATTTTAGCTGAAGATTGCTTCTCAaacaaaaagcaattaaaaatctacaagttaaaatatttattgaacactgaacatgtttaacatcccagcagacatagcCAGCAGTCGTTcagttttagtcataaatttacctcagcagagctattcaaGTCACATGTTTGTGAGAATTACACAAAGAAAAGCAAGCATTCATTTggtaaaacaaacaaatgctaaggctaagttagctcagatAACACTACTATGGTATCTCTTTTTTTGTGAAGAGATAGTAAACTGTGTCAAGAGTAGTAAGTGATGCTCAATGCtctatttagtttaatttatggaagaaaaacattaaaaataatttaaacctgTAATTTCCCAGTAGGAGAGAGGGAAGGGGTGGATGTGGTTGAACTGTAGGCCTGCTGCAGCTGCTGGAAAAAATAGTTTGAGGAAAAtactttatataaattaataatttttgcAGTCAGATTATTctgttttttcccccctcacttGTTCGACCAAATACAAAAATGGCTTTGTTTAGCCATTTTGGACAAATAGTGGGTGCATCCCTAATTTGTCCTTCATCTGTTATCATTTATTAGATTCCTGCAAAGAGAGATTAGATTATTTAACCAATTTGTGAGTTTTATGACTGTAACCCACAATAACTTTAATGCTTGTATTCCAGCGGATGCAGACTCCGAGGAGCTAGAGGAGGAGCTGAAGACTTTATTGGAGGAAAACGCTCCAGACAAAAGTCTAACACTACCAGAAGTTCCATCACAACCTATTGCAGTTAAAGAAACGGGTGTGCTGGACGATGCTTTCTTTCAATCCCTGCCCTCTGTGCCTAATACTAGCATCACAGACGAGGAGCTGGATAGGGAGCTCGGTCGACTCAGACTGTGAGTTTCTTTCCTCTGTCTTTGCTTCATCAATTATGGTACTTAAACACAGCTGGTAATACGTATGAAATATGTTGTCAGTAATATAAACTTACACATTTTTGTGAACTTTTCTTTTCAGGGGTGCAACATAAAGGACTAGTTTTGGGGTGAGGTTTAAGGCAGCACAGTAAACAACAGATGGCACAGATAACCACTGAAGAGGCTGACTGTAGAAACTGCAGTCTACAAAGAAAGCAATCCCATAGCCTACAgtgtatgtttttctttcttttgtgtttttttttcttgtttgtgatGGCATGTTTGTGATTTTCTTTTAAACTAAATTTTAAGAGTGGCCTTTAAGTAAAAATTCATTATTctaataaaaatgacaaattatgaTGCTTAACAGGGTATATTCACAACTGACTCAGACTTGTTTACTGATCCATGTGTTATGATGCTCATTCAAGGTACGTACATGATTCAGACAGTGACCCATGCTTTAATTAGTAGTAAAAATTGTCTGTTAAATACTGTCAAACTATATATATTTCCTATCTCATCACAGTATTTTAGTGCTTTGTGATTGGTCATTTCTCATTGTCaatctttaacattttattttactccAGAGTTACTCCAGAGTCTGACACTTTGTTTTACATAAGGGTAATTTTTGATTAATCCACAGTGATGTAAATACACTGATTCTACATCAGCAACTTGGCCACACCCTTGGGTCATGTGGGATACCAcagcatctgcctagcaaccacctgaaataccatctTAAAGGGTTTAACAATGAACTTATCATCAACAAAACCTtgaaccttagcaaccaccagaagTACCATTGCCACAACTTTAGTATGCACCACAAAGCAACTCTTTAGCAACCACATGAAATACATAATGACTCCATTGTAGCCACTAGGAATACCAAAGCAAATTAAATGCCACAACCTAGAAACTACTTGTACTGATACTGTAGCTACCAGAAAGTGTAGCATTGACCTTTTTTTATCTGAATAATCAGTTTCATCATAGTGGCAACATAGCAAAAGCCTTGTAAGTGCATGGAAGTGTAATCCACTTCAGTTGCAGTCTTTCTGCAGGAACTTCACTCTTCTCGTTATTCAGTCAGGTTTTTTAAACGTTCTAAGTAGTGTTTTaaattccagcagcactgatTTGTCATTTCTGACCCATTCATCGCAACAGAATGCATATTAACACACCACCAACATATCAGTGTCACTGCGGTGTTTAAAATGACGaataatagctgatctgtggtggtcctaTTGGGGTCCTAACCATGGAAGAACAGGGTATAAAAAGAATAATTTAGTATGCAGACCACAATCGGTAATTTTATAACTGCAAAGTGATCCTACGTGCTAAAAGTAGCTGAAAATGGATAATGAGGTCAGAAACAAGGACGTattaatattctgactggacagTGTATATATAGATACAGAGGTGTGAAAAAGTGGTTGCCCCCTTCATGATTTACTAATTTGTTTGcgtgtttgtcactcttaaatatttcagatcatcaaaccaattaaagtattagtcaaagacaacacaagtaaacacaaaatgcagttttacatgaaggtttttattattcaattatgtattattttcgctgagcaaaaaaaacatttaaggctttttttgttattttgaccatttcttatttgcaaataaatgacaattcaGTAATTATTAAGTAGTTGTTAAATAGTTAATTGAccattttgggggggggggggggggaatttgggagaaatgttgtcagtagtttatagaataaaaccacaatgtttattttactcaaacgtatacctataaacagcaaaatcagagaaacgaatCAGATCAACACTGTGCAGCAGTTTAATGGGTTAAATTGTGGACAGTAAAGTAGGTTGATTAAAGAgatgcgcatgcgcactgcatcACGCCTCGCCTACCTGCTCTGTAGTTAGCTTAGACCAGTTAGCATCGAGCTGTTAGCCTGAGATTCGGTTTTCAGCATCATCATTAGATTAACAGACAGTAACCAACCG encodes:
- the chmp7 gene encoding charged multivesicular body protein 7; translation: MPVSLQQKVSTSSCLKFPPDWEDDERMSFLFSAFKENREVDMTDWDGKMNFWTPLIVESCRRRGSVCVSLQELNESFRRKGAVPLGLGTVVQTMIRSGKVQKESDFAANVDSGWLSWGVGLLLVRPLKWTLSALLGSGRVPLEESFVVIELVKEKASALLAAYRNSPLAGRSLLSFQEIRSLSSDICPDETTLCLALLQLQREKHVTVSLHEGDKLVKFIQPGQGRVSPVSEVELGIYQLQRSEKLLEERVEALGQEAEKCKEQAKALMKEGKKTQALRYLKGRKRVERKADRLYTQLETVKGILDRIASSQTDRLVMQAYQAGVAALRISLKGVTVERAENLVDQIQELCDTQDEVNQTLAGGALDSTDADSEELEEELKTLLEENAPDKSLTLPEVPSQPIAVKETGVLDDAFFQSLPSVPNTSITDEELDRELGRLRLGAT